CCCCGCCGGTCGCCAAAAGGGTAATCCAGCCCCCCTGGCCGAATTTTTCAATGGAGGTTATGGTCAAAACGGTCAGGCAAAGAAAGAGCCCGATTAAAAAGAGGGCGAGCCGGCGTTTTCCGGACTTCCCTTCCCGGACCCGTTGCCAAGAAAGCCGGCTCATGCCGAGCATGGAAAGGGAGAAAGTCAGAAAGACGTTAATGCTGTACATGACCACCAAATGGCGGACGTCCCCACGCGTGTAAAGCAGGGCGGCCAGCGACGCAATTCCCATCAGCAGAATGCCATTTTGCACCGTCAGCCGGTCGGAAAGGGAGGCAAATCGGTGGGGCATCCAGGAGTCGATTCCCATGTTGGCCAAAACCCGGGGGCCGCCAAAAAAACCGGCTTGAGCGGCCACCACGAGAAGCGCGGAGGTGGAAAAGAGGGTCAACATCAAAAAAACCGCCCCACCCGGAATTCCCCGTACCAGATCCCCGAACAAAACGGCATTCAAGGTTTTTCCTTCCACCGGTTCCACATTCCAGAGCAGGTAATTGATCAAAAGGCCGGTGGCGGTGAACGCGAGGGAAGCCCCCATGTAGTTCATCGTTTTTTTCGCGGTTTCCACTCTCGGCTCCCGCATTAGCGTGAGCCCGTTGGAAACCGCCTCGATACCGGTGTACGTTCCGCCTCCGAGTGAATAGGCATGCGCCAACAGCAGAAGCATGCCTCCCATTCCGAGCGTCATGGACCCTTGCTGGAAACCCGTGCTCACCTGCCGCGCCGTTTCAGGCAATTCCGGCGCATGGGCAATAATCCCGCCGATGATTCCAACGACATGGGTGACCACGAATATTAAAAAGACGGGGGTCAAGGGAATCACCGATTCCCGCACGCCGCGCATATTGAGTGTGGTCATTATCAAAACCAAAAAGATTTCAAGGGGAAGCTTGGCGTTGTGCCAGGCATAGGGCAGAAAGCTGAAGAGCGCGTCTCCGGCAGCGGCCAGCGAAATGGTGAT
The DNA window shown above is from Verrucomicrobiia bacterium and carries:
- a CDS encoding APC family permease, with protein sequence MEIDPSGAGGEGPSFGQRLKRILLGGPRRLTDKAIFHRLSLVAFLAWVGFGADGLSSSAYGPEEAFRTLGEHRYLAVILAALMASTVLIIAAAYKRIIEEFPSGGGGYVVATKLLGEKLGVVSGCALLVDYILTITISLAAAGDALFSFLPYAWHNAKLPLEIFLVLIMTTLNMRGVRESVIPLTPVFLIFVVTHVVGIIGGIIAHAPELPETARQVSTGFQQGSMTLGMGGMLLLLAHAYSLGGGTYTGIEAVSNGLTLMREPRVETAKKTMNYMGASLAFTATGLLINYLLWNVEPVEGKTLNAVLFGDLVRGIPGGAVFLMLTLFSTSALLVVAAQAGFFGGPRVLANMGIDSWMPHRFASLSDRLTVQNGILLMGIASLAALLYTRGDVRHLVVMYSINVFLTFSLSMLGMSRLSWQRVREGKSGKRRLALFLIGLFLCLTVLTITSIEKFGQGGWITLLATGG